A window of Blastomonas sp. SL216 contains these coding sequences:
- a CDS encoding outer membrane protein assembly factor BamD, producing the protein MNKAIKLALASAAALTVLSGCAGGKNKVNTNYIARDVSTLYMAAKDRLDRGQNKIAAELFDEVERQHPYSPWARRAQLMSSFSYYLAKDHNKSIQSAQRFLAIHPGNKDAAYAYYLISLNYYEQISDVTRDQKITQQALAALGEVMRRYPNTRYASDARLKVDLVNDHLAGKEMEIGRYYQRSSNWLAATLRFREVVDKYQTTSHTAEALYRLTECYLALGIPVEAKKAAAVLGANYPGSEWYEKAFELTEKHSELIAS; encoded by the coding sequence ATGAACAAGGCGATCAAACTGGCTCTGGCAAGCGCGGCTGCGCTGACCGTGCTCTCCGGCTGCGCAGGCGGCAAGAACAAGGTCAACACCAACTATATCGCGCGCGATGTCAGCACGCTGTACATGGCCGCGAAGGACCGGCTGGACCGCGGCCAGAACAAGATCGCCGCCGAGCTGTTCGACGAGGTCGAGCGCCAGCATCCCTATTCGCCCTGGGCGCGCCGTGCGCAGCTGATGAGTTCGTTCAGCTATTATCTCGCCAAGGATCACAACAAGTCGATCCAGTCGGCGCAGCGCTTCCTGGCCATCCACCCGGGCAACAAGGACGCGGCCTACGCTTATTACCTGATCTCGCTCAATTATTACGAGCAGATCAGCGACGTCACCCGCGACCAGAAGATCACCCAGCAGGCGCTGGCTGCGCTGGGCGAGGTGATGCGCCGCTATCCTAACACCCGCTATGCCTCCGACGCACGGCTGAAGGTCGATCTGGTCAACGATCACCTTGCCGGCAAGGAAATGGAAATCGGCCGCTATTACCAGCGCAGCTCGAACTGGCTGGCCGCGACGCTGCGCTTCCGCGAGGTGGTCGACAAGTACCAGACCACCAGCCACACCGCCGAGGCCCTGTACCGCCTGACCGAATGCTATCTGGCGCTGGGCATCCCGGTCGAGGCGAAAAAGGCCGCTGCCGTGCTGGGCGCGAACTATCCGGGTTCGGAATGGTATGAAAAGGCCTTCGAGCTGACCGAGAAACACAGCGAGCTCATCGCCAGCTGA
- a CDS encoding M20/M25/M40 family metallo-hydrolase, whose protein sequence is MTIRTFALAAATALAVVATPALAKLSPQEAKMVAAVDKDHDRWIGVLEAITRQNSGSRNLAGVKKVAEMVTPELEKLGFKVEWIDQKAAGRAGHLIATRTGRPGSTKMLLIGHLDTVFEPDSPFQNVRRLNETTLEGPGIEDNKGGVITMFAALDAMQKAGTLSAATITIVLTGDEEDAGEPIDIARADLIKWGQWADVALDFEGLSQVDGKDMGSIARRSSYSWQVNATGKEGHSSGIFSASAGHGAIYELARIIDQFHDELPEDKLTFNVGLIAGGSVAQLDTDLVRAQAAGKTNIIPAQAIARGDFRTLSDEQSERVKAKMQAIVAQHLPGTSAEIVFEQGYPPMAPTEGNRGLLRRLNVINTDLGLEQMAELDPLKRGAGDISFVARYVDGLVGMGPAGDGAHAPGETVDLPSIKRQAKRAAILMTRLSMEKR, encoded by the coding sequence ATGACAATCCGGACATTCGCACTCGCCGCTGCCACCGCACTGGCCGTTGTCGCCACGCCCGCCCTGGCCAAGCTCAGCCCGCAAGAGGCGAAGATGGTCGCTGCGGTGGACAAGGATCACGACCGCTGGATCGGCGTGCTCGAGGCGATCACCCGGCAGAACAGCGGCAGCCGCAATCTGGCGGGCGTGAAGAAGGTGGCCGAGATGGTGACGCCCGAGCTCGAAAAGCTGGGCTTCAAGGTCGAATGGATCGACCAGAAGGCGGCGGGGCGCGCCGGGCACCTGATCGCGACACGCACCGGTCGGCCGGGCAGCACCAAGATGCTGCTGATCGGGCATCTCGACACCGTGTTCGAACCCGATTCGCCGTTCCAGAATGTCCGCCGCCTCAACGAAACCACGCTCGAGGGGCCGGGGATCGAGGACAACAAGGGCGGCGTCATCACCATGTTCGCCGCATTGGATGCGATGCAGAAGGCGGGCACCTTGTCCGCTGCCACGATCACCATCGTGCTGACCGGCGACGAGGAGGATGCAGGCGAACCGATCGACATCGCGCGCGCGGACCTCATCAAATGGGGCCAATGGGCCGATGTCGCGCTCGACTTCGAAGGGTTGAGCCAGGTCGACGGCAAGGACATGGGCTCGATCGCGCGGCGTTCCTCCTATAGCTGGCAGGTCAACGCCACCGGCAAGGAAGGCCACAGCTCGGGCATCTTTTCCGCCAGCGCGGGCCATGGCGCGATCTACGAACTCGCTCGGATCATCGACCAGTTCCACGACGAACTGCCCGAGGACAAGCTGACCTTCAATGTCGGCCTGATCGCGGGCGGATCGGTAGCGCAGCTCGATACCGATCTCGTCCGCGCGCAGGCGGCGGGCAAGACCAACATCATCCCCGCGCAAGCCATCGCGCGCGGCGATTTCCGCACCTTGAGCGACGAACAGTCCGAGCGGGTCAAGGCCAAGATGCAGGCCATCGTCGCCCAGCACCTGCCGGGCACCAGCGCCGAGATCGTGTTCGAACAGGGCTATCCCCCGATGGCCCCGACCGAAGGCAACCGCGGCCTGCTGCGACGGCTGAACGTGATCAACACGGACCTGGGCCTCGAACAGATGGCCGAACTCGATCCGCTGAAGCGCGGCGCAGGCGATATCTCGTTCGTCGCGCGCTATGTCGACGGACTGGTCGGCATGGGGCCTGCTGGTGATGGTGCACATGCGCCGGGCGAAACGGTTGATCTGCCGAGCATCAAGCGCCAGGCGAAACGCGCGGCGATCTTGATGACGCGGTTGTCGATGGAGAAAAGGTGA
- a CDS encoding PH domain-containing protein: MDPHDIIEHRPIEPRSAVRRMEGVPRIEFRSSTFAYLFQSGTGWLILAVALGILGGGIYAGYGWQTGAVLAVVLGAYLAWTYVENRASLFWIDDQRLFMRRGILMRSEEEIELYRIKDVKVEFSIIQQMFDNGTIQISSSDSTGRAASAAPHPRTMIEVTNVRDARAIRAELRDRVEAIRQRRGVREFDIG; the protein is encoded by the coding sequence ATGGACCCGCATGACATTATCGAACACCGTCCGATCGAGCCGCGCTCCGCCGTGCGCCGGATGGAGGGTGTGCCCCGGATCGAGTTCCGCTCTTCCACCTTTGCCTATCTGTTCCAGTCGGGCACGGGCTGGCTGATCCTGGCGGTCGCCCTCGGCATTCTGGGCGGCGGAATCTATGCCGGCTATGGCTGGCAGACCGGCGCGGTGCTGGCGGTGGTGCTGGGGGCCTATCTTGCCTGGACCTATGTCGAAAACCGAGCGAGCCTGTTCTGGATCGACGACCAGCGGCTGTTCATGCGGCGCGGCATCCTGATGCGCAGCGAGGAAGAGATCGAGCTCTACCGGATCAAGGACGTGAAGGTCGAATTCTCGATCATCCAGCAGATGTTCGACAATGGCACCATCCAGATCAGCTCGTCGGATTCGACCGGGCGCGCTGCGTCTGCCGCGCCGCATCCGCGTACGATGATCGAGGTGACCAATGTGCGCGACGCCCGTGCGATCCGCGCCGAGCTGCGCGACCGGGTGGAGGCGATCCGCCAGCGGCGCGGCGTGCGCGAATTCGATATCGGCTAG
- a CDS encoding outer membrane beta-barrel protein, translating into MKSRYLASAAALAVTAVPALALAQEAAPKDSPAPAGQTTPLRSFEPAYFNQFAPRTALDMVRQIPGFSIAEGEDRRGLGQGGSNVLINGERFSGKSNDVVSELGRIGAGNVIRIELIDGATLNLPGLTGQVVNIVSKVDSLTGQFRWSPRVRFRRTDPQYLDGEISVSGKAGKIAYTLSVSNDSFRNGNAGTERVLDAAGNVTDRRYEELYVNGDQPRIAAGLKYTGDSGQIGNLNLVFERPWTRITEDSDGEVVRDRDYLETEKEYNYEIGGDYLFPLWGGNLKLIGLRRFEHSPFFTRVVLDFEDRRPSEGNSLATVIDETETIARAEYGWKAGGADWQFSLEGAINKLDTRAELKLLDTAGQFVPVPLPGSDAVVEEKRAEIGLSYGRPLSPNLTLQTSLGAEYSQIMQSGAGGLTRSFIRPKGFVSLAWKPSKRLDLSLRLQRDVGQLNFFDFVASADLGAENQNSGNPDLVPQQSWNIDFQATQNLGALGSINAKAFVNFVEDIVDQVPIGLTGEAPGNIESATIWGFSIDSTFKMDVIGWTGVRFDIDYTYRKSSLPDPLTGLNRRISGDLIHEFSAEFRYDIPGGDWAVGANYFDFSQADEVRLSQLAEFPIDGGDLGFYVENKDVRGMTVRLGLSNIIGTNEAFRRTFYVARRNGPVAFVEDRTRFFGPVVSLDINGSF; encoded by the coding sequence GTGAAAAGCCGGTATCTTGCATCTGCCGCGGCGCTGGCCGTGACCGCCGTGCCGGCGCTCGCCCTGGCGCAGGAGGCTGCGCCCAAGGACAGCCCGGCCCCTGCCGGTCAGACGACCCCGCTGCGCAGCTTCGAGCCTGCCTATTTCAACCAGTTCGCGCCGCGCACCGCGCTCGACATGGTGCGCCAGATCCCGGGCTTCTCGATTGCGGAAGGAGAAGACCGGCGCGGCCTGGGCCAGGGCGGCAGCAACGTGCTGATCAATGGCGAGCGCTTTTCGGGCAAGAGCAACGATGTCGTGTCCGAGCTGGGCCGCATCGGCGCGGGCAATGTCATCCGCATCGAGCTGATCGACGGCGCGACATTGAACCTGCCGGGTCTCACCGGCCAGGTGGTCAATATCGTCAGCAAGGTGGACAGCCTGACCGGCCAGTTCCGCTGGAGCCCGCGCGTCCGCTTTCGCCGCACCGATCCGCAATATCTGGACGGCGAGATTTCGGTCAGCGGCAAGGCCGGCAAGATCGCCTATACGCTCAGCGTTTCGAACGACAGCTTCCGCAACGGCAATGCCGGAACCGAGCGGGTGCTCGACGCTGCGGGCAATGTCACCGATCGCCGCTATGAGGAGCTGTACGTCAATGGCGACCAGCCGCGCATCGCCGCGGGCCTCAAATATACCGGCGACAGCGGCCAGATCGGCAATCTCAATCTGGTGTTCGAGCGCCCCTGGACCCGCATTACCGAGGATTCGGATGGCGAGGTGGTGCGCGACCGCGACTATCTGGAGACCGAGAAGGAATATAATTACGAGATTGGCGGCGATTATCTGTTCCCGCTCTGGGGCGGCAATCTGAAGCTCATCGGCCTGCGCCGGTTCGAGCACAGCCCGTTCTTCACGCGCGTGGTCCTCGACTTCGAGGACCGCCGCCCGAGCGAGGGCAACAGCCTGGCCACCGTGATCGACGAGACCGAGACGATCGCGCGCGCCGAATATGGCTGGAAGGCGGGCGGTGCCGACTGGCAGTTCAGCCTGGAAGGCGCGATCAACAAGCTCGACACCCGCGCCGAGCTGAAGCTGCTCGATACGGCGGGCCAGTTCGTTCCGGTCCCGCTTCCCGGATCGGACGCGGTGGTCGAGGAAAAGCGCGCCGAGATTGGCCTCAGCTATGGCCGCCCGCTCAGCCCCAATCTCACGCTGCAGACCTCGCTCGGCGCGGAATATTCGCAGATCATGCAGAGCGGCGCAGGCGGCCTGACGCGCAGCTTCATCCGCCCCAAGGGCTTTGTCTCGCTCGCCTGGAAGCCGAGCAAGCGGCTCGACCTGTCGCTGCGCCTGCAACGCGATGTCGGCCAGCTCAACTTTTTCGACTTCGTCGCCTCGGCTGATCTCGGCGCGGAGAACCAGAACAGCGGCAATCCCGATCTGGTGCCGCAGCAAAGCTGGAACATCGATTTTCAGGCCACGCAGAATCTGGGCGCGCTGGGATCGATCAACGCCAAGGCGTTCGTCAATTTCGTCGAGGATATCGTCGATCAGGTGCCGATCGGCCTGACCGGCGAAGCCCCCGGCAACATCGAAAGCGCCACCATCTGGGGCTTTTCGATCGACAGCACGTTCAAGATGGACGTGATCGGCTGGACCGGGGTGCGCTTCGACATCGACTATACCTATCGCAAGTCCAGCCTGCCCGACCCGTTGACCGGCCTGAACCGCCGCATTTCGGGCGATCTGATCCACGAATTCAGCGCCGAGTTCCGCTATGACATTCCCGGCGGCGACTGGGCGGTCGGCGCCAACTATTTCGATTTCAGCCAGGCCGACGAGGTGCGCCTGTCGCAGCTGGCCGAATTCCCGATCGATGGCGGGGACCTGGGCTTCTATGTCGAGAACAAGGATGTGCGCGGCATGACCGTGCGGCTGGGCCTGTCGAACATCATCGGCACCAACGAGGCGTTCCGCCGCACCTTCTATGTCGCCAGGCGCAACGGCCCGGTTGCCTTTGTCGAGGACCGGACCCGGTTTTTCGGCCCGGTGGTCAGCCTGGACATCAATGGCAGCTTCTGA